DNA from Stutzerimonas decontaminans:
AGGTTGTAATGGCTCTGCGGCTCGTCGAAGGCCACCGCCAGTTGCAGCGAACCGGCCGCGACCTGCGGCAGCAAATCTTCTTTCTGCGCGTCGCCGCCCAGCTGGTTAAGCAGGCCGCCGCCATAGATAACCGATTGCAGGTAGGGCTCCAGCGTCAGGCCACGGCCCAGCTCGGTCATGACCAGCATGGTTTCCACGCCGCCGCCGCCAAAGCCGCCGATATCCTCGGAGAACGGCACGGCGGTCAGGCCCAACTCGCCCAGCTGGCCCCAGAACTCGGCAGAAAAGCCCAGCTCCGACTCGCTGAATTTCTCGCGCTGTTCGAACGGGTAGGCGTCGCGCACCAGGCGCGCCGCGGTGTCTTGCAGCATTTGCTGCTCTTCAGTCAGTTTGAAGTCCATGGCGGTGCCCCCTTACAGCTCGAGAATCATCTTCGAGACGATGTTCTTCTGGATTTCGTTGGAGCCGCCGAAGATCGACAGCTTGCGCATGTTGAAGTAGTCGCCGGCCAGCGACGCGCTGTAGTCGGCGTGCAAAAGCTCGCCGTCGTAGCCCAGCTGCATCTCCTCTTCGAGGAACGGCAACGCGTAAGGACCGATGACCTTGCGCAAGAGGTGAGTGATCGCCTGGCGAATCTCGGTGCCCTTGACCTTGAGGATCGAGGACTCCGCGCCGGGTACGCCGCCCTCCTTCGCCGCGGCAAGGATGCGCAGGGTGCTCATCTCGATGGCCATCAGCTGCATCTCGACCTCCGCGACCTGGGCGCGGAACAGCGGGTCTTCAAGCATCGGCTTGCCGTCGCAGACTTCCTTCATGGCGATGCGCTTCAGATGCGCCAGCACTGCCTTGGACGAGCCGATGCCGGCGAGGCCCGTACGCTCATGGGTCAGCAGGTACTTGGCGCAGGTCCAGCCCTGGTTTTCCTCGCCGACGAGGTTCTCCACCGGGACGCGGACGTTGTCGAAGAAGACTTCGTTGACCTCGTGGTCGCCGTCCAGCGTGATGATCGGCCGCACGCTGATGCCTGGGCTTTTCATGTCGATCAGCAGGAAGCTGATGCCGCGCTGCTGCTGCGCCTCGGGATCGGTGCGCACCAGGCAGAAAATCATGTTGGCGTGCTGGCCGAGGGTGGTCCAGGTCTTCTGGCCGTTGACCACATAATGGTCGCCGTCGCGTACGGCGCGGGTCTTCAGGCTTGCCAAGTCGGAGCCGGCACCGGGCTCGGAATAGCCCTGGCACCACCAGTCCTCACCGGAGAGGATGCGTGGCAGGTAATGGTCAATCTGCTGCTGGGTGCCGAATTTGATGATCACCGGGGCGACCATGTTGACGCCAAAGGGCACGGTACGCGGCGCGCCGAAGGCCGAGCACTCCTCGTCGAAGATGTGCTTTTCCACCGGGCCCCAGGTGGTGCCGCCCAGCTCCACCGGCCAGCCCGGTGCATACCAGCCGCGCTTGACCAGGATCTGCTGCCAGCGCTCGTGATCCTGCTTGGACATGTGCTTGCCGAGCTTGACCTTGGCGGCGATGTCCGCCGGCAGCTCGCTTTTCAGAAAGGCGCGCACTTCATCGCGAAAGGCGAGCTCTTCGGCCGTGTAGTTGACGTTCATGGGAAAGTCCTCATGCTGCGTTCGGTTTGCAGGCGGGCGGCACTCATTGCCCGGCCTGCCAGTCGGTGAAGGTGCGGCCTTCGGCGGCCAGTTTTTCCAGCAGCGGCGCTGGCTTCCACCAGTCGCCGCAACGTGCGTGCAGTTCCTTGACCCGCGCCAGCACCCGGTCCAGGCCGACGCTGTCGGCATAGAACATCGGGCCACCACGGAAGGCCGGGAAGCCGTAGCCGTTCAGGTAGATGACGTCGATGTCACTGGAGCGCTGGGCGATGCCCTCTTCGAGAATCTTCGCGCCCTCGTTGACCAGCGCGAAGATGCAGCGCTCGACGATGTACTGCTCGTCCAGCGCCTTTCGCTCGATGCCCTTTTCCCGCGACGCGGCTTCCAGCATGGGCGCGAGCTCGGGGTTCTCTTGCGGGGTGCGGTTACCCGGCTCGTAGCGGTAATAGCCGGCGCCGGTCTTCTGCCCGAGCATGCCAGCGGTGCAGAGCTTGTCGGAGACGGTGGGGAAGTCCAGGTGCGACGGCAGCGTCGCGCGCTGACGCTTGCGGATCGCCTGGCCGATGTCCAGGCCCGACAGATCGCGCATGGCGAACGGTCCCATGGCCATGCCGAAATTGCGCAGCGCAGCGTCGACCTGCTGTGGCGTGGCGCCCTCCTCCAGCAGAAATTCCGCCTCGCGGCCGTACTGGAAGACCATACGGTTGCCGACGAAGCCGTCACAGACACCGACCACCACCGAGACCTTCTTCAGCTGTTTGCCGATAGCCATGGCGGTGGCCAGCACCTCATTGCTGGTCTTCTCGCCACGCACCACTTCCAGCAAGCGCATGACGTTGGCCGGGCTGAAGAAATGCAGGCCGACCACGTCCTCGGGACGCTTGGTGAAGGCGGCGATGGCGTCCAGATCCAGTGATGAGGTGTTGGAAGCGAGAATCGCGCCGGTCTTGCAGACGGCATCCAGCTGTTCGAACACCTGCTGCTTGACGCCCATTTCCTCGAACACCGCCTCGACCACCACGTCGGCATCGGCCAGCGCGGCGTACTCGGTCATGCCCTCGATCAGCGCGAGGCGCTGCTCCATCGCGTCTTCGGTCAGGCTGCCGCGCTTGACGCTCGCCGCGTAGGTGTCGCGGGCGCGCTGCAGGCCGCGTTGCAGGGCCTCGTCGTTGATTTCCAGCAG
Protein-coding regions in this window:
- a CDS encoding acyl-CoA dehydrogenase family protein, with the translated sequence MNVNYTAEELAFRDEVRAFLKSELPADIAAKVKLGKHMSKQDHERWQQILVKRGWYAPGWPVELGGTTWGPVEKHIFDEECSAFGAPRTVPFGVNMVAPVIIKFGTQQQIDHYLPRILSGEDWWCQGYSEPGAGSDLASLKTRAVRDGDHYVVNGQKTWTTLGQHANMIFCLVRTDPEAQQQRGISFLLIDMKSPGISVRPIITLDGDHEVNEVFFDNVRVPVENLVGEENQGWTCAKYLLTHERTGLAGIGSSKAVLAHLKRIAMKEVCDGKPMLEDPLFRAQVAEVEMQLMAIEMSTLRILAAAKEGGVPGAESSILKVKGTEIRQAITHLLRKVIGPYALPFLEEEMQLGYDGELLHADYSASLAGDYFNMRKLSIFGGSNEIQKNIVSKMILEL
- a CDS encoding 3-hydroxyacyl-CoA dehydrogenase NAD-binding domain-containing protein, with product MTDVVRLEVQGEIALITVNNPPVNALGQAVREGLQKAFQHAEADPQVRAVALVCEGNTFIAGADIKEFGKPPQAPSLPEVIEIIEACSKPSVAVIHGTALGGGLEVALGCHYRIARPDAKVGLPEVKLGLLPGAGGTQRLPRLAGVEKALDMIVSGQPISAAEAVEHNIVDELFEGDLVEAGLAYARRMVEEGRTPRRTGEQTQGLEGADNEALIRAKHAEVAKRLPGLFSPLRCIAAVEAATKLPLAEGLKRERELFAECLNSPQRGALVHSFFAERQAGKINDLPADVKPRSINTAAVIGGGTMGVGIALSFANAGVPVKLLEINDEALQRGLQRARDTYAASVKRGSLTEDAMEQRLALIEGMTEYAALADADVVVEAVFEEMGVKQQVFEQLDAVCKTGAILASNTSSLDLDAIAAFTKRPEDVVGLHFFSPANVMRLLEVVRGEKTSNEVLATAMAIGKQLKKVSVVVGVCDGFVGNRMVFQYGREAEFLLEEGATPQQVDAALRNFGMAMGPFAMRDLSGLDIGQAIRKRQRATLPSHLDFPTVSDKLCTAGMLGQKTGAGYYRYEPGNRTPQENPELAPMLEAASREKGIERKALDEQYIVERCIFALVNEGAKILEEGIAQRSSDIDVIYLNGYGFPAFRGGPMFYADSVGLDRVLARVKELHARCGDWWKPAPLLEKLAAEGRTFTDWQAGQ